In the genome of Mercurialis annua linkage group LG8, ddMerAnnu1.2, whole genome shotgun sequence, the window GCAGaatgaaaaagaagagagaagccTGATGGTTTTGGATGAAGGGCATGGAGCAGTTCGACCTGAGAATGGATTTGAGGGTCATCGGGACTCTAAAATGTTGGATGTTATTGTATCTTCAGGATCTGCTGTTGATTTTACCGATTTAGATAGTTTTGAAAGTTTCAGCATTGTCATCAATGATTTGGCTATAGACTCTGAGATCTCCGATTACCATCGAACGACATATTACGAGCTATGCCGCTCACAGAACTCATTTTTGCATGACAATCTTCTCAAGAGTATCAACTATAAGTTGGCAACGGAAATAATAATCGGAGTTGTTAACATTTCAGAGGCCATGAGAACTTCCAAGCTTTCAAGCTCTGGTCCAGATTTTTCGGTGTGGGACAAGACTTTGAAGGGCTTTGAGCTGTTGGGCATGAATGTAGGGTTCTTACGTTCTCGATTGAACCTGCTAATGAGGCTTGCCAATGAAGCAGAAGAGACGGTGGAATCCGAGTCTAGAGAAGCTAGACAACAACAAGTCCGTATAGTTGAGGAAATGCGGAGTCTTGAATTGCAGCTTACGGATTTGCAAGAGACAAGGGAAAGGCTTGATGTGGAGATAGAGTCTCTGAAGGAGAATGCTGAAAGCCAAGAGCTTAAGTTTCAGGAAGTGGTCAATAGTCCATGGTAGGAACAATTCCCTGACTATACGAAAGTTCGTAATTATCAAAGCACCGATTAAACGCAAGGAAGGGCAGAATTTCTCAGTGTACGAATATGTTAACAGAATTTTTACCAATCTGGCAATGAACATTTGAATTAGTGATAGACATGTATACTAATTAGTGGTAGAATTTTGATGGAAACTTATTTACATAATGCTTTGTTATGCATCTTCTTATCTTTCCATAATCACATAACATAATCTTCTATTAccataaaaataaacataataaataaaatccaattttaCACAATTAAAGGCTTCAATTTTGAATGGTATGACATTGATTAAGCCTTAAACTTCTATAATTATTGTAAAAACAAAAGATTGTcactattaattaatttagggtCATTGTCATAAAGAATTGtgatgtgttttttttaatttaagcacATTTTACCAAACGTGACGACCACATCCCAgcctttcattttttattaGCATAAAAAGTCCCACGGTTTAATTTGGGGATTTGATAACCCAAATGTATTATTCAATGTCGTTGTAGTCATTTAAAACGGTTTTTGCAGAAAGAACATCTAAAACGGCGCTAAGCTATAAGatgaaaagttttaaaaaactgAATGTAGGATCCCATGTTTGATAAAATGCgcttaaaacgaaaaaaaaCGCAAAAGATGCAGTTTTTTAAGATAATAACCCACTAATATATCACCCActattaaagaaaagaaaaagaatgatGGTAgcctaagaagcacggaaacttcgatgaAGTTGcgtgtcccgtttcggaaacgtttcgaaaacCGGAAACTCTCAGAAACTCTCGGAAACTTATaaggaaacgtttcgggccgtttctgtaaataaacaaaataaaaaaattgtaaaaaatctaaaaaattctcaacaaattatattttgaacCAATTACCCATGATTTTTATTGTGCACGTTATCCACGATAtaacttattttcttattttcgttgcatttatatttgatttattatataattaattggcataaatgtataagtaaaatttaaaatatatagtattttataattttaattttataaatatatccctatatttttattatttacacgtttcccccacgtttcgtgtccttcattttaaaaaaatgccgTTTTCGCGTGTCTGTTTCgtgtcgtttccgtttccgtgctacctggTAGCAACTCTGACAGGAAAATAAGCCCattttgaaattcaaataaaacatagtGGCGCTTAAAACTGTCTTGTCGTCACTCACCAATTTTCAGTCTGTAAATAAGAAACCCGACGGTCACTCGTCAGCTTTCCTCTCAGCTCCGGCGAGAAAATCCTCAGATCAGAAAATAGTAACGACAACAAGATGGTGGTTTCAAAATCGAACTATGAGGAAATACGGCTGCAAAGATTGGAAGAGAACAAGAAAAGAATGCTGGAGCTTAACTTGAAAGTGCTGTCCGATGATCTCCGTACATCCAGTCCTAACAAATCTCCggtaacaaaaaattattacttaatAAATTTTCGTTGTTGTCAAATTTTTCGATCTGTGattattgaatatttttatgaCTATAATGTTTATCCAGATGAAAAGGCACTCAAAACCAAGGATTCCTAGATTTCCGGCTGATTTGTTACCGGTCAGAAGATCCTCTCGGTTTTCCGACAAGCCCTCCGTTAGCTACAAAGAAGTGAGTTTCTATAATTCTGCTTGtgaaattgattattttatttttattattattgcttatgttttaatgaataatttaaacattttttgaTATGATCAGTGAGTTTGATTTTggtgtttctttttctttgattttctgGTAGATGGCACCTGAACCTATGGAGAGACCGAGAAGGTTTGTCATTTGATCTCATGACTAAAATAaatcaagtttttttttctgtttagtTGATAAGTTATGGATTTATTGTGGATTCTATTATAGCTGCCATGTATTAAACTTGCAGGAGCTTCAGTTATCAACGAAGAGATTTGCTTAATCGGATTTACGCGTCCGATGAAGTGAGGGCGTATGCATTGGATAGAGCAGAAAAACTGCAGTCAGGTTTAGAACCTGATATCCCAAGCTTTGTGAAACCCATGCTTCAGTCTCATGTCACCGGAGGATTTTGGCTGGTGAGTCCATCGCTTGCTTGTTTAGTATTATCTTAAAAGTTGAAGAGATGATTTTGCATATAGGAAGGAAGATATGATTTTGCTTCGACTGTTAGCAATTTTGATGGTTGGTTGTTGTATGGCATTTTTGACAGGGACTGCCATTTCAATTTTGCAAGAATCATCTTCCTCGTCATGATGAATATTTGACTTTGGTGGATGAGAATGG includes:
- the LOC126660258 gene encoding B3 domain-containing protein At3g19184-like, coding for MVVSKSNYEEIRLQRLEENKKRMLELNLKVLSDDLRTSSPNKSPMKRHSKPRIPRFPADLLPVRRSSRFSDKPSVSYKEMAPEPMERPRRSFSYQRRDLLNRIYASDEVRAYALDRAEKLQSGLEPDIPSFVKPMLQSHVTGGFWLGLPFQFCKNHLPRHDEYLTLVDENGDSSESKYLVNKTGLSAGWRGFAIDHKLVDGDALVFQLVSRKEFKVFIIRANEYGDDENEEEAIEEKEISNAETEDDEKVTDVEPVDTSAKRLRPRRK